One segment of Streptomyces sp. YIM 121038 DNA contains the following:
- a CDS encoding ABC transporter permease, translating to MRVLAAQTLLPANVTLGAVLLVLLLAAAAVAAVFRLSPDGARGRAREIAVAGARATAQLAAVSLLIGWVVHHTAALFAFLLLMLAVATRTAGRRITPNGTWWRAAVPLATPVVPVVCVLTLTGLVPVRGIAMIPVTGILIGGALTATVLAGRRALDELHTRFGEFEAGLALGLLPHDARLEVCRPAASDALLPGLDQTRTVGLVTLPGAFVGMLLGGASPVQAGAVQLFVLIALMAVQAIATAVTVELVARGRLHRDELPREARPGTAPGTAGP from the coding sequence GTGCGTGTACTCGCTGCTCAGACGCTGCTGCCCGCCAATGTGACCCTCGGTGCCGTCCTGCTGGTCCTGCTCCTGGCGGCGGCCGCGGTGGCGGCGGTGTTCCGGCTCTCACCGGACGGGGCGCGCGGCCGGGCCCGTGAGATCGCGGTGGCCGGTGCGCGGGCGACGGCCCAACTGGCCGCGGTCTCCTTGCTCATCGGCTGGGTGGTCCACCACACGGCGGCCCTGTTCGCGTTTCTGCTGCTCATGCTCGCCGTGGCCACGCGCACGGCGGGGCGCCGCATCACCCCGAACGGCACCTGGTGGCGGGCGGCCGTGCCGCTGGCGACGCCCGTCGTACCGGTCGTCTGCGTGCTCACGCTGACCGGGCTCGTCCCGGTGCGGGGCATCGCCATGATCCCCGTCACGGGCATCCTCATCGGCGGCGCGCTCACGGCCACGGTGCTCGCCGGGCGCCGCGCCCTGGACGAACTTCACACCCGCTTCGGCGAGTTCGAGGCGGGTCTCGCCCTCGGTCTGCTCCCGCACGACGCCCGTCTGGAGGTCTGCCGTCCGGCAGCGTCCGACGCCCTGCTGCCCGGGCTCGACCAGACCCGCACGGTCGGCCTGGTCACGCTTCCCGGCGCGTTCGTCGGCATGCTGCTCGGCGGCGCCTCACCCGTGCAGGCGGGCGCGGTGCAGCTGTTCGTCCTCATCGCCCTCATGGCGGTGCAGGCCATCGCCACGGCCGTCACCGTCGAGCTGGTCGCCCGCGGCAGGCTGCACCGCGACGAGCTGCCGCGGGAGGCCCGCCCCGGCACGGCGCCCGGCACGGCCGGACCTTAG
- a CDS encoding glutathione peroxidase, which produces MSVYDAVEIESLQGGPADLSQYLGKAVLIVNVASKCGLTPQYAGLERLHEQYAGRGFTVLGVPCNQFMGQEPGTSEEIAEFCSATYGVTFPLTEKVDVNGAERHPLYQHLVTAADAEGHTGDIRWNFEKFLIGPDGTVAARFAPQTEPDAAEVVAAVEAALPA; this is translated from the coding sequence ATGTCTGTCTACGACGCAGTAGAGATCGAGAGCCTCCAGGGCGGTCCCGCGGACCTGTCCCAGTACCTGGGCAAGGCCGTCCTCATCGTCAACGTCGCCTCCAAGTGCGGCCTCACCCCGCAGTACGCGGGCCTGGAGCGGCTGCACGAGCAGTACGCGGGCCGTGGCTTCACCGTGCTCGGGGTGCCGTGCAACCAGTTCATGGGCCAGGAGCCTGGCACGTCCGAGGAGATCGCCGAGTTCTGCTCGGCGACGTACGGCGTGACGTTCCCCCTGACGGAGAAGGTCGACGTCAACGGCGCGGAGCGGCACCCGCTGTACCAGCACCTGGTCACGGCGGCGGACGCCGAGGGCCACACCGGGGACATCCGCTGGAACTTCGAGAAGTTCCTGATCGGCCCCGACGGCACGGTCGCCGCGCGGTTCGCCCCGCAGACCGAGCCCGACGCGGCCGAGGTCGTGGCCGCCGTCGAGGCGGCCCTGCCCGCCTGA
- a CDS encoding DinB family protein produces the protein MNDQPTRWSQATVHPDMWADPGDDPRDGATPDGELATLRDFLTNYRHTLRMKCEGLDAEQLARRSVPPSTMSLLGLVRHLAEVERDWRGWLGAGGPPPKLYGVRDGDFDGAVADQAVVDASYADLEREQAETDAALAAYEDLGERVGKDNVSIRELLVHRVEEYARHCGHADLLRECVDGRVGQ, from the coding sequence ATGAACGATCAACCCACGCGCTGGAGCCAGGCGACCGTCCACCCCGACATGTGGGCGGACCCGGGCGACGACCCCCGCGACGGAGCCACGCCGGACGGCGAACTCGCGACGCTGCGGGACTTCCTCACGAACTACCGCCACACCCTGCGGATGAAGTGCGAGGGCCTGGACGCGGAGCAGCTGGCCCGCCGGTCGGTGCCGCCGTCGACGATGTCGCTGCTCGGCCTGGTGCGCCACCTCGCCGAGGTGGAGCGGGACTGGCGCGGCTGGCTCGGCGCGGGCGGTCCGCCGCCGAAGCTGTACGGCGTGCGGGACGGGGACTTCGACGGCGCGGTCGCCGACCAGGCCGTGGTCGACGCCTCGTACGCCGACCTGGAGCGCGAGCAGGCGGAGACCGACGCCGCGCTGGCCGCGTACGAGGACCTGGGCGAGCGGGTGGGGAAGGACAACGTCTCGATACGGGAGCTGCTGGTGCACCGCGTGGAGGAGTACGCCCGCCACTGCGGACACGCCGACCTGCTGCGCGAGTGCGTGGACGGACGGGTCGGCCAGTGA
- a CDS encoding lactonase family protein, whose amino-acid sequence MSPHTSQHPERTGTPGPDTRSGLGRRAFVGVLGAAALGAPASAAHASPEPVRAGRGGTDLRPVFLGTYGNGIITCTYDTTTGALTRQSAFTAVTDPSFLAVAPGGKVLYALDNAGRQGAVRAFAIGAGGALTPLGPAQSTGGANVTHLSAHPAGRHLLSANYGGGSVAAHTLTGDGGVGARTGFVQHTGSGPDPSRQEGPHAHQILTDPKGSYVFAVDLGTDKVYTYRLDAVSGALRPVSEARSVPGAGPRHMVFHPTAPYAYVANELNSTISVYAYNTATGVLTRGQSRPTVPAGAGRAVRNYPAEVTVSADGRFVYLSNRGHESVARFSVTGGGAELRLLDTVPSGGSWPRHLSLSPSGALLFTANQYGNTVAAFTVDRDSGALTPSGRPFATSSLGCVLPI is encoded by the coding sequence ATGTCCCCCCACACCTCGCAACACCCCGAGCGCACCGGCACCCCCGGCCCTGACACTCGCTCAGGCCTCGGTCGCCGCGCGTTCGTCGGCGTCCTCGGCGCCGCCGCCCTCGGCGCCCCCGCGTCCGCCGCGCACGCCTCGCCGGAGCCCGTGCGCGCGGGACGCGGCGGCACCGACCTGCGGCCGGTGTTTCTCGGCACGTACGGCAACGGCATCATCACCTGCACCTACGACACCACGACCGGCGCACTGACCCGGCAGAGCGCCTTCACGGCGGTGACCGACCCGTCCTTCCTCGCCGTGGCCCCCGGCGGCAAGGTGCTGTACGCGCTGGACAACGCCGGGCGCCAGGGCGCGGTGCGGGCCTTCGCCATCGGTGCCGGGGGCGCGCTGACCCCGCTCGGCCCGGCGCAGTCCACGGGCGGCGCCAACGTCACGCACCTGTCCGCGCACCCCGCCGGGCGCCATCTGCTCAGCGCCAACTACGGGGGCGGCAGCGTCGCCGCGCACACCCTCACCGGCGACGGCGGCGTGGGCGCGCGCACGGGCTTCGTCCAGCACACCGGCTCCGGGCCCGACCCCTCGCGGCAGGAGGGCCCGCACGCGCACCAGATCCTCACCGACCCCAAGGGCTCCTACGTCTTCGCCGTCGACCTGGGCACCGACAAGGTGTACACGTACCGGCTCGACGCCGTCAGCGGTGCGCTGCGCCCGGTGTCCGAGGCCCGCTCGGTGCCGGGCGCCGGGCCCCGGCACATGGTCTTCCACCCGACGGCCCCGTACGCCTATGTGGCGAACGAGCTGAACAGCACCATCAGCGTCTACGCCTACAACACCGCGACCGGCGTGCTGACGCGCGGCCAGAGCCGGCCCACCGTCCCCGCCGGGGCCGGGCGGGCCGTGCGCAACTACCCGGCCGAAGTGACGGTCTCGGCCGACGGCCGCTTCGTCTACCTGTCCAACCGGGGGCACGAGAGCGTCGCCCGCTTCTCCGTCACCGGCGGCGGAGCCGAACTGCGCCTGCTCGACACGGTCCCGAGCGGCGGTTCCTGGCCCCGGCACCTCAGCCTCTCGCCGTCGGGCGCGCTGCTCTTCACGGCCAACCAGTACGGCAACACGGTCGCGGCCTTCACCGTGGACCGGGACTCCGGCGCCCTCACTCCCTCCGGCCGGCCCTTCGCCACGTCGTCGCTGGGCTGCGTGCTGCCGATCTGA
- a CDS encoding aspartate aminotransferase family protein yields the protein MSPSSTEAFWADAERHLVRYGGAFTREIIERAAGSFVYTADGRKILDFTSGQMSAILGHAHPEIVATVQHGIATLDHLFSGMLSRPVVDLARRLAGTLPAPLEKALLLTTGAESNEAAVRMAKLVTGKHEVVSFARSWHGMTQAAASATYSAGRKGYGPGAPGNFAIPVPNAYRPDFTTPDGTLDWRRQLDFAFELIDAQSTGSLAACLVEPILSSGGIIEPPPGYFAALRDKCRERGMLLILDEAQTGLCRTGTWYAFERDGVVPDILTLSKTLGAGLPLAAVVTSAEIEQEAHERGYLFFTTHVADPLVAAVGNTVLDVLVRDRLDERARTLGAFLRQGLTEIAERHEAVGDIRGRGLLAGLEFAADPQGGRSSSELGARVTRRCLELGLHMNIVQLPGMGGVLRMAPPLTATEDELSLGLTILDQAISEARAGL from the coding sequence ATGTCACCGTCGTCCACGGAGGCCTTCTGGGCCGACGCCGAGCGGCATCTCGTCCGGTACGGCGGCGCGTTCACACGCGAGATCATCGAACGCGCCGCGGGCAGCTTCGTGTACACCGCGGACGGCCGGAAGATCCTCGACTTCACCTCCGGCCAGATGAGCGCGATCCTCGGCCACGCGCACCCGGAGATCGTCGCGACCGTCCAGCACGGGATCGCGACGCTCGACCACCTCTTCAGCGGCATGCTCAGCCGCCCGGTCGTCGACCTCGCCCGACGCCTCGCCGGGACCTTGCCCGCACCGCTGGAGAAGGCGCTGCTCCTGACGACCGGCGCCGAGTCGAACGAGGCGGCCGTGCGGATGGCCAAGCTCGTCACCGGCAAGCACGAGGTCGTCTCCTTCGCGCGGTCCTGGCACGGCATGACGCAGGCCGCGGCGTCCGCCACGTACAGCGCGGGCCGCAAGGGCTACGGCCCCGGCGCCCCCGGCAACTTCGCCATCCCCGTGCCGAACGCCTACCGGCCCGACTTCACCACGCCCGACGGCACCCTCGACTGGCGCCGCCAGCTGGACTTCGCCTTCGAGCTGATCGACGCCCAGTCGACCGGCAGCCTCGCCGCGTGCCTCGTCGAGCCGATCCTCAGCTCGGGCGGCATCATCGAGCCGCCGCCCGGGTACTTCGCGGCCCTGCGGGACAAGTGCCGGGAACGCGGCATGCTGCTGATCCTCGACGAGGCCCAGACCGGCCTGTGCCGCACCGGGACCTGGTACGCCTTCGAGCGCGACGGCGTCGTGCCCGACATCCTCACGCTGTCCAAGACGCTCGGCGCGGGCCTGCCCCTCGCGGCCGTGGTCACCAGCGCCGAGATCGAGCAGGAGGCGCACGAGCGCGGGTACCTGTTCTTCACCACGCACGTGGCCGACCCGCTGGTGGCCGCGGTCGGCAACACCGTCCTGGACGTCCTGGTCCGCGACCGGCTCGACGAGCGCGCGCGGACCCTCGGCGCCTTCCTCCGCCAGGGCCTCACGGAGATCGCGGAACGGCACGAGGCGGTCGGTGACATCCGGGGCCGTGGCCTGCTGGCCGGGCTCGAATTCGCCGCCGACCCGCAGGGCGGGCGGAGCTCGAGCGAGCTGGGCGCACGCGTCACCCGGCGCTGCCTCGAACTGGGCCTGCACATGAACATCGTCCAGCTGCCGGGCATGGGCGGCGTCCTGCGGATGGCGCCGCCGCTGACCGCCACCGAGGACGAGCTGTCCCTCGGCCTGACGATCCTCGACCAGGCGATCAGCGAGGCCCGCGCCGGTCTCTGA